A portion of the Streptomyces sp. YPW6 genome contains these proteins:
- a CDS encoding S1 family peptidase: MCVSRPRNSGRPILRVRAPHMLRARPHRRSTLKHRRMSRKRATLAGSAVVALVAAGFTFQSANASDDVPQFAAKTLSASAAGKLADTLDRDLGADAAGSYYDTTAKALVVNVVDEAGAEQVRQAGARARIVENSLAELKSARRTLADRATIPGTSWAVDPVTNKVKVTADSTVDGATWKKLSAVVDGLGGKAELTRTTGEFKPLIAGGDAIWGSGSRCSLGFNVVKDGEPYFLTAGHCTESVTSWSDSQGGAEIGANEGSSFPENDYGLVKYTSDVEHPSEVNLYDGSTRAITRAGDATVGQAVTRSGSTTQVHDGEVTGLDATVNYGNGDIVNGLIETTVCAEPGDSGGALFAGDTALGLTSGGSGDCSSGGTTFFQPVPEALAAYGAEIG; the protein is encoded by the coding sequence GTGTGCGTTTCCCGGCCTCGGAATAGTGGGCGCCCCATCCTCCGTGTACGGGCACCCCACATGCTTCGTGCACGGCCCCACAGGAGGTCGACGTTGAAGCATCGACGCATGTCCAGGAAGCGCGCGACGCTGGCCGGCTCGGCCGTCGTCGCGCTGGTCGCAGCGGGATTCACGTTCCAGTCCGCGAACGCCAGTGACGATGTGCCGCAGTTCGCGGCCAAGACCCTCAGCGCGAGCGCGGCCGGAAAGCTCGCCGACACCCTGGACCGTGATCTGGGTGCCGACGCGGCGGGCTCGTACTACGACACCACGGCGAAGGCCCTCGTCGTGAACGTCGTCGACGAGGCCGGCGCCGAGCAGGTCCGCCAGGCGGGCGCCAGGGCCAGAATCGTGGAGAACTCCCTCGCCGAGCTGAAGTCGGCCCGGCGGACCCTCGCCGACAGGGCGACGATCCCGGGCACGTCCTGGGCGGTCGACCCGGTGACCAACAAGGTGAAGGTCACCGCTGACAGCACGGTCGACGGCGCCACCTGGAAGAAGCTCTCGGCCGTCGTCGACGGTCTCGGCGGCAAGGCCGAACTCACGAGGACCACGGGTGAGTTCAAGCCGCTGATCGCGGGCGGCGACGCGATCTGGGGCTCCGGCTCCCGCTGCTCGCTCGGCTTCAACGTGGTCAAGGACGGCGAACCGTACTTCCTGACCGCGGGCCACTGCACCGAGTCGGTCACCAGCTGGTCGGACTCCCAGGGCGGTGCGGAGATCGGGGCGAACGAGGGCTCCAGTTTCCCGGAGAACGACTACGGCCTGGTCAAGTACACCTCGGACGTCGAGCACCCGAGCGAGGTGAACCTCTACGACGGCTCCACCCGGGCGATCACCCGGGCCGGTGACGCCACGGTCGGCCAGGCGGTCACCCGCAGCGGTTCCACCACCCAGGTGCACGACGGCGAGGTCACCGGGCTGGACGCCACCGTCAACTACGGCAACGGCGACATCGTCAACGGCCTCATCGAGACGACCGTCTGCGCCGAGCCTGGCGACAGCGGCGGCGCCCTCTTCGCGGGCGACACCGCGCTGGGGCTGACCTCGGGCGGCAGCGGCGACTGCTCCTCGGGCGGTACGACCTTCTTCCAGCCGGTCCCGGAGGCGCTGGCCGCCTACGGCGCCGAGATCGGCTGA
- a CDS encoding phospholipase, whose product MRRRFTVPLAAVALSLPLALGSAVSASAAPADKPQVLSSWTQTSASSYNAWNAARNNQGAWAAYGFDWSTDYCSSSPDNPFGFPFKNACARHDFGYRNYKAAGTFSANKARLDSAFYEDLKRVCARYSGATKTSCTSTAWTYYQAVKVFGVSPADAGARTLPRAA is encoded by the coding sequence ATGCGTCGTCGCTTCACGGTTCCGCTCGCCGCCGTCGCCCTGTCGCTCCCCCTCGCTCTGGGCTCCGCGGTCTCCGCCTCGGCCGCCCCCGCCGACAAGCCGCAGGTGCTCAGCTCCTGGACCCAGACCAGCGCCTCCAGCTACAACGCCTGGAACGCGGCCCGCAACAACCAGGGCGCCTGGGCCGCATACGGCTTCGACTGGTCGACGGACTACTGCAGCAGCTCCCCCGACAACCCGTTCGGCTTCCCGTTCAAGAACGCCTGCGCCCGCCACGACTTCGGGTACCGGAACTACAAGGCCGCGGGGACGTTCTCCGCCAACAAGGCGCGGCTCGACTCCGCCTTCTACGAGGACCTCAAGCGCGTGTGCGCCCGCTACTCGGGGGCGACGAAGACCTCGTGCACCAGCACGGCCTGGACCTACTACCAGGCCGTGAAGGTCTTCGGCGTCTCCCCGGCGGACGCCGGCGCCCGCACCCTGCCCCGGGCCGCCTGA
- a CDS encoding triacylglycerol lipase — MLPWIRAARVPRTRSLLAALLLALTVLVAPAATANAAPAAEAATSRGWNNYSCKPSAAHPRPVVLVHGTFGNSVDNWLVLAPYLVNRGYCVFSLDYGQLPGVPFFHGLGPIDKSAEQLDVFVDKVLDATGAPKADIVGHSQGGMMPNYYLKFLGGADKVNALVGIAPDNHGTTLLGLTRLLPYFPGVEKFISDKTPGLADQVAGSPFITKLTAGGDTVPGVRYTVIATKYDEVVTPYRTQYLDGPNVRNVLLQDLCPLDLSEHVAIGTIDRIAFHEVANALDPARATRTTCASVIG; from the coding sequence ATGCTGCCCTGGATCCGTGCTGCGCGCGTTCCCCGCACGCGCAGTCTGCTAGCCGCCCTGCTTCTCGCCCTCACCGTTCTCGTCGCCCCCGCGGCCACCGCGAACGCGGCCCCGGCCGCCGAAGCGGCCACATCGCGAGGCTGGAACAACTACTCCTGCAAGCCCTCCGCCGCCCATCCCCGGCCTGTCGTCCTGGTCCACGGAACCTTCGGGAACTCCGTCGACAACTGGCTCGTCCTCGCCCCCTACTTGGTCAACCGGGGGTACTGCGTCTTCTCCCTCGACTACGGTCAGCTCCCCGGCGTGCCGTTCTTCCACGGCCTCGGACCCATCGACAAGTCCGCCGAACAGCTCGACGTGTTCGTCGACAAGGTGCTCGACGCCACCGGGGCCCCGAAGGCCGACATCGTCGGCCACTCCCAGGGCGGCATGATGCCGAACTACTACCTGAAGTTCCTCGGCGGCGCCGACAAGGTCAACGCCCTCGTCGGCATCGCCCCGGACAACCACGGCACCACGCTGCTCGGCCTCACCAGACTGCTGCCGTACTTCCCCGGCGTGGAGAAGTTCATCAGCGACAAGACCCCCGGACTCGCCGACCAGGTCGCGGGATCGCCCTTCATCACCAAGCTCACGGCGGGCGGCGACACCGTCCCCGGCGTCCGCTACACCGTCATCGCGACCAAGTACGACGAGGTCGTGACCCCGTACCGCACGCAGTACCTGGACGGGCCGAACGTACGCAACGTGCTGCTCCAGGACCTGTGCCCGCTCGACCTCTCCGAGCACGTGGCGATCGGGACCATCGACCGGATCGCGTTCCACGAGGTGGCCAACGCCCTCGACCCGGCACGCGCCACCCGGACCACCTGCGCCTCCGTCATCGGCTGA
- a CDS encoding lytic polysaccharide monooxygenase, with product MTARRKAAGVLALGLAPLALAGLTATPAVAHGSLTDPVSRVSACFAEGPENPKSAACRAAVAAGGTQALYDWNGVNIANAAGKHRELIPDGKLCSAANDKFKGLDLPRADWPATALSAGKHTFRFRATAPHKGSFELYMTKPGYDATKPLAWSDLEAEPFAEATDPVLENGSYVFDGTIPERSGRQLVYTVWQRSDSPEAFYACSDVTFGGGSAGGGPAEKEEGKEEQGSGGDAGAEAPAPAPSAPSEKAITEGAAKSSVEHNGHGDDDASTGAKVTAAAPAAPETKAEGNAPEVNTANEDEVLAETGGSGSSAYLAIGGAGVLAAGAAVLFASQRRRAAAATGRHSR from the coding sequence ATGACCGCTCGTCGCAAGGCCGCCGGAGTCCTCGCTCTCGGACTCGCACCGCTCGCGCTGGCCGGGCTGACCGCCACGCCGGCCGTCGCGCACGGTTCGCTGACCGACCCGGTGAGCCGGGTGTCGGCGTGCTTCGCGGAGGGGCCGGAGAATCCGAAGTCGGCGGCGTGCCGGGCAGCGGTCGCGGCGGGGGGCACGCAGGCGCTGTACGACTGGAACGGGGTCAACATCGCCAACGCGGCGGGCAAGCACCGGGAGCTGATCCCGGACGGCAAGCTCTGCAGCGCGGCCAACGACAAGTTCAAGGGACTCGACCTGCCGCGGGCCGACTGGCCGGCCACCGCGCTGTCGGCGGGCAAGCACACCTTCCGGTTCCGGGCGACGGCGCCGCACAAGGGCTCGTTCGAGCTGTACATGACCAAGCCCGGTTACGACGCGACGAAGCCGCTGGCCTGGTCGGACCTGGAGGCGGAGCCCTTCGCCGAGGCCACCGACCCGGTGCTGGAGAACGGTTCGTACGTCTTCGACGGGACGATTCCCGAGCGCTCGGGGCGGCAGCTGGTCTACACGGTCTGGCAGCGTTCCGACTCCCCCGAGGCGTTCTACGCCTGCTCGGACGTGACGTTCGGCGGCGGATCCGCGGGCGGCGGACCGGCGGAGAAGGAGGAAGGGAAGGAGGAGCAGGGTTCCGGTGGAGACGCCGGTGCCGAGGCTCCGGCTCCCGCCCCCTCCGCCCCGTCCGAGAAGGCGATCACCGAGGGCGCCGCGAAGTCCTCCGTCGAGCACAACGGCCACGGTGACGACGACGCGAGCACCGGGGCGAAGGTCACCGCCGCCGCTCCGGCCGCTCCGGAGACGAAGGCCGAGGGCAACGCCCCCGAGGTCAACACCGCGAACGAGGACGAGGTGCTGGCCGAGACCGGTGGCTCCGGCAGCAGTGCGTACCTGGCGATCGGGGGCGCCGGGGTGCTCGCCGCCGGTGCGGCCGTGCTGTTCGCCTCGCAGCGCCGGCGGGCCGCCGCCGCGACGGGGCGCCACAGCCGCTGA
- a CDS encoding trifunctional class I SAM-dependent methyltransferase/NUDIX hydrolase/VOC family protein, which produces MTTIDWDAAAGSFDEEPDHGLLDPAVRDAWAGRLESWLPATRGDVLDLGCGTGSLSLLAAGQGHRVTAVDRSPRMADLARTKLAGTGAEVLVGDAARPPVGERAFDVVLARHVVWLLPDPAAALEHWFALLKPGGRLVLVEGVWGGTGLSATTLTALLSAHTERIHHEDLAPDSRLWGKKVDDERYALVARAMPPHRHTEVVDVHLILRRGADVLLARRSNTGYADGLLHLPSGHAEDGEDVREAMVREAAEEIGLALDPDELRVALVMQHRGPGGGARMGWFFVAEYDPGRPPRNAEPEKCSELDWFPLAALPDDMVAYCRAGLDGYRAGEHFLIHWHRDGEPIVYVPGGAGRAVPLPAARETTGRVHHIELWVADLAAAERRWGWLLGRLGHVPYQQWAHGRSWRRGDAYVVLEQSPDLVAGDHDRRRPGLNHLAFHIADRDALDALTAEAPAYGWRLLFPDRHPYAGGDGHLAAYLEDPAGYEVELVAASRPGP; this is translated from the coding sequence ATGACCACGATCGACTGGGACGCGGCGGCCGGATCCTTCGACGAGGAGCCCGACCACGGGCTGCTCGACCCCGCGGTGCGCGACGCCTGGGCCGGGCGCCTGGAGAGCTGGCTGCCCGCCACCCGCGGCGATGTGCTGGATCTGGGGTGCGGCACCGGCAGTCTCTCGCTGCTCGCCGCAGGCCAGGGCCACCGCGTCACCGCCGTCGACCGCTCGCCGCGCATGGCCGATCTGGCCCGCACCAAGCTCGCCGGGACCGGCGCGGAGGTCCTCGTCGGGGACGCCGCCCGGCCCCCGGTCGGGGAGCGGGCGTTCGACGTGGTCCTGGCCCGGCACGTCGTCTGGCTGCTCCCGGACCCGGCGGCGGCTCTGGAGCACTGGTTCGCCCTGCTGAAGCCGGGCGGGCGGCTCGTCCTGGTCGAAGGCGTGTGGGGCGGTACCGGCCTCTCCGCCACCACGCTCACCGCCCTGCTCTCGGCGCACACCGAGCGCATCCACCACGAGGACCTGGCCCCCGACAGCCGGCTCTGGGGCAAGAAGGTCGACGACGAACGCTATGCGCTCGTCGCCCGCGCGATGCCGCCCCATCGGCACACCGAGGTCGTCGACGTCCATCTGATCCTTCGCCGGGGCGCGGACGTCCTGCTGGCCCGCCGCTCCAACACGGGTTATGCGGACGGACTGCTCCACCTGCCCTCCGGCCACGCGGAGGACGGAGAGGACGTTCGCGAGGCGATGGTGAGGGAGGCCGCGGAGGAGATCGGCCTCGCTCTGGACCCCGACGAGCTGCGGGTGGCCCTGGTGATGCAGCACCGGGGCCCCGGCGGCGGGGCGCGCATGGGCTGGTTCTTCGTCGCGGAGTACGACCCCGGGCGGCCGCCGCGCAACGCGGAGCCCGAGAAGTGCTCGGAGCTGGACTGGTTCCCGCTGGCCGCGCTGCCGGACGACATGGTGGCGTACTGCCGTGCGGGCCTGGACGGCTACCGGGCGGGCGAGCACTTCCTGATCCACTGGCATCGGGACGGGGAGCCGATCGTCTACGTTCCGGGCGGTGCGGGGCGGGCGGTCCCGCTGCCGGCCGCCCGGGAGACGACCGGCCGGGTTCACCACATCGAGCTGTGGGTGGCGGACCTGGCGGCGGCGGAGCGCAGGTGGGGCTGGCTGCTGGGCCGCCTCGGTCATGTCCCGTATCAGCAGTGGGCGCACGGCCGCAGCTGGCGACGCGGCGACGCGTACGTGGTGCTGGAGCAGTCCCCGGACCTGGTCGCGGGTGATCACGACCGCCGCCGTCCCGGGCTCAACCACCTGGCGTTCCACATCGCGGACCGGGACGCCCTGGACGCCCTGACGGCCGAGGCCCCGGCGTACGGCTGGCGTCTGCTGTTCCCCGACCGCCATCCGTACGCGGGCGGCGACGGGCATCTCGCCGCCTATCTGGAGGACCCGGCGGGATACGAGGTGGAGCTGGTCGCCGCCTCCCGGCCGGGCCCCTGA
- a CDS encoding DUF402 domain-containing protein, producing the protein MSAPCDPSEPRAGSPEELVVALTKAGRTKIRYPAQLVRDDGVRVTVRAPWAAPGVRNFGFVRFEPGDVFTEHYWRDRWFAVKEVRTGDGGLKGWYCDITRPAVLADGVLSVEDLDLDLWVSADGSTVLRLDEDEFEASGLAERDPAAARAAASALDELEGLARAQVLAPLLT; encoded by the coding sequence ATGTCCGCACCCTGTGACCCCTCTGAGCCCCGCGCGGGCAGCCCTGAGGAACTGGTCGTCGCCCTGACCAAGGCGGGCCGCACCAAGATCCGCTATCCGGCGCAGCTGGTCCGGGACGACGGCGTCCGCGTGACCGTCCGGGCTCCGTGGGCCGCGCCCGGCGTGCGGAACTTCGGCTTCGTCCGCTTCGAGCCGGGCGACGTGTTCACCGAACACTACTGGCGGGACCGGTGGTTCGCGGTGAAGGAGGTCCGCACCGGCGACGGCGGGCTCAAGGGCTGGTACTGCGACATCACCCGGCCCGCCGTGCTCGCGGACGGGGTGCTGTCGGTCGAGGACCTGGACCTGGACCTGTGGGTGTCGGCCGACGGCTCGACCGTACTGCGGCTGGACGAGGACGAGTTCGAGGCGAGCGGTCTGGCCGAGCGTGACCCGGCGGCGGCCCGTGCTGCGGCCTCGGCGCTGGACGAGCTGGAAGGTCTGGCGAGGGCCCAGGTCCTGGCCCCTCTCCTGACCTGA
- a CDS encoding GNAT family N-acetyltransferase codes for MTVIVRDFRPSDAEAWTRARRASVPWMVATPGQVVHDLANAHPDKHYRLLVAEEDGEIIATAQAGIAHESPEPGQGYFTPHTLPGRTNRGAGSLLLRTAEDHLAGVGATALYAWVLDNPESLEFARKRGYEPKRSACFQRLDLAGGALPPRQELPAGVELRTGGDFADDPRPLFEADAAVTADEPSDIAVELDDYEDWLTNVWRHPSFDQGLTSVTLVDGKVAAFSAATTDGERTYLSAMTGTLREFRGRGLAKLAKNDSLHRARAAGYTDAYTSNDTGNGPMLAVNQWFGYRVCATEVRHVRTL; via the coding sequence ATGACTGTGATCGTGCGTGATTTCCGCCCCTCCGACGCGGAGGCCTGGACGCGGGCCCGCCGGGCCTCGGTCCCGTGGATGGTGGCCACCCCCGGACAGGTCGTCCACGACCTGGCGAACGCCCATCCGGACAAGCACTACCGGCTGCTGGTCGCCGAGGAGGACGGCGAGATCATCGCCACGGCCCAGGCGGGCATCGCCCACGAGAGCCCCGAGCCCGGTCAGGGCTACTTCACCCCGCACACGCTTCCCGGCCGCACGAACCGCGGCGCGGGCTCGCTGCTGCTGCGCACGGCGGAGGACCACCTGGCCGGTGTCGGGGCCACGGCGCTGTACGCCTGGGTGCTGGACAACCCGGAGAGCCTGGAGTTCGCCCGCAAGCGGGGCTACGAGCCCAAGCGCTCGGCCTGTTTCCAGCGGCTGGACCTGGCGGGCGGTGCGCTGCCCCCGCGCCAGGAGCTCCCGGCGGGCGTCGAGCTGCGGACGGGAGGCGACTTCGCGGACGACCCCCGGCCGCTGTTCGAGGCGGACGCCGCGGTGACGGCGGACGAGCCGAGCGACATCGCCGTCGAACTCGACGACTACGAGGACTGGCTGACGAACGTCTGGCGGCACCCGTCCTTCGACCAGGGGCTCACGTCGGTGACACTGGTGGACGGGAAGGTGGCGGCGTTCAGCGCGGCCACCACCGACGGCGAACGCACCTATCTGAGCGCCATGACCGGCACGCTGCGGGAGTTCCGGGGGCGGGGCCTGGCGAAGCTGGCGAAGAACGACTCGCTGCACCGGGCTCGGGCGGCCGGCTACACGGACGCCTACACCTCCAACGACACGGGCAACGGCCCGATGCTGGCCGTCAACCAGTGGTTCGGCTACCGGGTCTGCGCGACGGAGGTGCGCCATGTCCGCACCCTGTGA
- a CDS encoding GntR family transcriptional regulator, translating to MTEKIVLDPDSGIAPYEQLRHRISELARSGALPVGHRLPTVRGFAEELGLAANTVAKAYRALEADGVIETRGRNGTFVAAAGGAAEQRAATAAQQYAETAGRLGLSRQQALSLVEDAVRAAYGD from the coding sequence GTGACTGAGAAGATCGTCCTCGACCCGGACTCCGGCATCGCCCCGTACGAGCAACTGCGCCACCGGATCTCCGAACTGGCCCGCTCCGGTGCGCTGCCCGTCGGCCACCGGCTCCCGACCGTACGCGGCTTCGCCGAGGAGCTGGGCCTCGCCGCCAACACCGTCGCCAAGGCCTACCGGGCCCTGGAGGCGGACGGGGTGATCGAGACCCGGGGGCGTAACGGAACCTTCGTCGCTGCCGCCGGGGGGGCGGCCGAACAGCGGGCCGCGACCGCCGCGCAGCAGTACGCGGAGACCGCCGGGCGGCTCGGCCTCTCCCGGCAGCAGGCCCTGTCGCTGGTCGAGGACGCGGTACGAGCGGCGTACGGGGACTGA
- a CDS encoding DUF5925 domain-containing protein, translating into MPDSPASALPIRLTVDDSDSPSDVVDALFLGRFTTGEQPHSHSSSLDRIKAGATLLPPDARVLRTTRDGTRSSVLAEGEGWTLLASRWNRGADVTVTATSAELAEKVLGQATDGARDEPEPQPDNVTMGFWYVSPTRGPHRTTRRIAAGSWDEVRPNYTAPVADALDRLMKVTPDDIAGRLLLLHGPPGTGKTSALRTLARSWREWCQVDCVLDPERLFSDVGYLMDIAIGEDDGTEKGRWRLLLLEDCDELIRGEAKHTAGQALSRLLNLTDGLLGQGRNVLVGVTTNEDLERLHPAVVRPGRCLARIEVGPLTRQESAAWLGTDEGVGREGNSLAELYALRRGIGPASVPKQDTGTDAGLYL; encoded by the coding sequence ATGCCCGACTCCCCCGCATCCGCTCTGCCGATCCGGCTCACCGTCGACGACAGCGACTCCCCTTCCGACGTCGTCGACGCGCTCTTCCTCGGCCGCTTCACGACGGGCGAGCAGCCCCACTCCCACAGCTCCTCCCTCGACCGGATCAAGGCCGGGGCGACGCTGCTGCCGCCGGACGCCCGCGTGCTGCGGACCACCCGCGACGGCACCCGCAGCTCGGTGCTGGCGGAGGGCGAGGGCTGGACCCTGCTGGCCTCCCGCTGGAACCGGGGCGCGGACGTCACCGTGACCGCGACCAGCGCGGAGCTGGCGGAGAAGGTGCTCGGCCAGGCCACGGACGGGGCGCGGGACGAACCGGAGCCCCAGCCCGACAACGTGACGATGGGCTTCTGGTACGTCTCGCCGACCCGTGGCCCGCACCGCACCACCCGCCGGATCGCCGCCGGGAGCTGGGACGAGGTCCGCCCCAACTACACCGCCCCGGTGGCCGATGCCCTGGACCGGCTGATGAAGGTCACACCGGACGACATCGCGGGACGGCTGCTCCTGCTGCACGGCCCGCCCGGCACCGGAAAGACGTCCGCGCTGCGTACCCTGGCCCGTTCCTGGCGCGAATGGTGCCAGGTCGACTGTGTGCTGGACCCCGAGCGTCTCTTCAGCGACGTCGGCTATCTGATGGACATCGCGATCGGCGAGGACGACGGCACGGAGAAGGGCCGGTGGCGGCTGCTGCTCCTGGAGGACTGCGACGAGCTGATCCGCGGCGAGGCCAAACACACGGCGGGCCAGGCCCTGTCCCGGCTGCTGAACCTGACGGACGGGCTGCTGGGCCAGGGCCGTAACGTCCTGGTGGGGGTCACCACCAACGAGGACCTGGAGCGGCTGCACCCGGCGGTCGTCCGGCCCGGCCGCTGCCTGGCCAGGATCGAGGTCGGTCCGCTGACCCGTCAGGAGTCGGCCGCCTGGCTGGGTACGGACGAGGGGGTGGGCCGGGAGGGCAACTCCCTGGCCGAGCTGTACGCGCTGCGCCGCGGCATCGGCCCCGCGTCGGTGCCGAAGCAGGACACGGGGACGGACGCGGGGCTGTATCTCTGA